In bacterium, a single genomic region encodes these proteins:
- a CDS encoding ABC transporter permease produces MGSTSLLEAGLPARRAEARRGYRRALARFARHRMAAVGALFLAAVVLIAVGAPTLAPYRYDKQDLLSTYAAPDAHHLAGTDALGRDMLSRMVYGARVSMSVGLATTVIVLMVGVPMGLTAGYFGGTFDLLLMRVVDIAYAIPNLLLVVLLQTFFTAFLPAIRSGPLVWLRTLNQDTGGVAAIVLALSLVGWLDVARIVRGQALALRHREFVQAAKSLGASEQHVLAAHLLPNVAAPIIIMATLLIPYFIIAEAGLSFLGLGVQPPTPSWGLMIAEGVDAIESYPLLVIAPALVLAVTLLSLNFVGDGMRDALDPSADR; encoded by the coding sequence ATGGGTAGCACGTCGCTCCTCGAGGCGGGGCTCCCCGCTCGACGTGCCGAGGCGCGCCGGGGCTACCGTCGTGCCCTCGCCCGGTTTGCGCGGCACCGCATGGCCGCGGTCGGCGCCCTGTTTCTCGCCGCCGTCGTCCTGATTGCCGTCGGAGCGCCGACGCTCGCGCCCTATCGGTACGACAAACAGGATCTGCTCTCAACGTACGCGGCGCCGGACGCGCACCACCTGGCCGGCACCGACGCGCTGGGCAGGGACATGCTGAGCCGGATGGTCTACGGCGCCCGGGTCTCCATGAGCGTCGGCCTCGCCACCACCGTCATCGTCCTCATGGTGGGCGTGCCGATGGGCCTCACCGCGGGCTATTTCGGGGGCACGTTCGACCTGCTGCTGATGCGGGTCGTGGACATCGCGTATGCGATTCCGAACCTGCTGCTCGTCGTGCTGTTGCAGACTTTCTTCACGGCGTTCCTGCCGGCCATTCGATCTGGCCCCCTTGTCTGGCTGCGGACGTTGAATCAGGACACCGGCGGTGTCGCCGCGATCGTGCTCGCGCTGTCGCTCGTCGGATGGCTGGACGTCGCCCGCATCGTGCGGGGACAGGCACTCGCGCTGCGGCACCGCGAGTTCGTGCAAGCCGCGAAGAGCCTGGGCGCGTCGGAACAGCACGTCCTCGCCGCCCACCTCCTCCCCAACGTCGCGGCACCGATCATCATCATGGCCACCCTGCTCATTCCATACTTCATCATCGCCGAGGCGGGGCTGAGCTTCCTCGGACTCGGCGTCCAGCCGCCGACGCCGAGTTGGGGCCTCATGATCGCGGAAGGCGTGGACGCGATCGAATCCTATCCGCTTCTGGTCATCGCCCCGGCGCTCGTGCTGGCCGTGACGCTGCTGAGCCTCAACTTCGTCGGCGACGGCATGCGCGACGCGCTCGATCCCTCGGCGGACCGCTGA
- a CDS encoding ABC transporter permease has product MGAYLARRLLLAVPTMVIVYTLAFLLVHATPGGPWDNAEKPLAPQVIANLKAKYHLDAPLWTQYVLYLDNAVHGSLGPSYVNTSQDVSEIIAEFFPVSMQLGAAAMLFAIAVGIPLGTLAAVYRNTPVDYAAMGAVVLGISIPNYVMATLLVTVFAVALHWVPTGGWRGLLDIRVLIPMVAIGFRPATILARYLRTSLLEVLHQDYIRTARAKGLAGSRVILRHGLRNALTPVATVSGILVADVITGSFFVETITRVPGIGRYFVTATTGRDYPVLLALALLFALIIITMNILVDLSYAALDPQVRYG; this is encoded by the coding sequence ATGGGCGCCTACCTGGCCCGACGCCTCTTGCTCGCGGTCCCCACGATGGTGATCGTCTACACCCTCGCGTTCCTGCTGGTGCACGCAACGCCGGGCGGTCCCTGGGACAACGCCGAGAAGCCGCTCGCGCCTCAGGTGATCGCGAACCTCAAGGCCAAGTACCATCTCGACGCGCCGCTGTGGACGCAGTACGTGCTCTACCTCGATAACGCCGTGCACGGATCGCTCGGACCGTCGTACGTCAACACATCGCAGGACGTCTCCGAGATCATCGCGGAGTTCTTTCCGGTCTCGATGCAGCTCGGAGCGGCGGCGATGCTGTTCGCGATCGCCGTCGGGATCCCGCTCGGCACGCTGGCGGCGGTGTACCGCAACACCCCCGTGGACTACGCGGCGATGGGCGCCGTGGTGCTGGGCATATCGATTCCGAACTACGTCATGGCCACGCTGCTCGTGACCGTGTTCGCGGTTGCGCTCCATTGGGTACCCACGGGTGGGTGGCGGGGCCTGCTCGACATCCGCGTGCTCATCCCGATGGTCGCGATCGGGTTTCGACCCGCGACGATACTCGCGCGGTATCTCCGAACGTCCCTGCTCGAGGTACTGCACCAGGACTACATCCGCACGGCGCGGGCGAAGGGACTCGCCGGCTCGCGCGTGATCCTGCGCCACGGCCTTAGGAACGCGTTGACACCGGTCGCCACCGTCTCCGGCATCCTCGTCGCCGACGTCATCACGGGATCGTTCTTCGTGGAGACAATCACGCGCGTCCCAGGGATCGGGCGCTATTTCGTCACCGCGACGACCGGACGCGACTACCCCGTGCTGCTGGCGCTCGCGTTGCTGTTCGCCCTCATCATTATCACGATGAACATCCTGGTCGACCTATCGTACGCCGCACTCGATCCACAAGTGCGCTATGGGTAG
- a CDS encoding ABC transporter substrate-binding protein: MANRSMRFPWEAYYRSGLISRRQFLKLSAMIGSTAAVGASAASFARPEPAAAALAAPAKQVLRYPDQEPLHFDPATMEARPEILIGMALFDPLITFDGNGNIIPLAARSWSVSADGLTYTFHLRPGMQWSDGHPVTASDYEYSWKRVLDPAVASDYASAFYPIKGALDYNKGKTKTADNVAVKAVNTLTLQATMAAPAAYFPRLVSTWNFMPVPRWQVEKYDKKWVEAGNHVGNGMFKLQSWEHDKELTIVANPRYWGPKPTLQKVVFTLTDDPFRTSLPAYENNELDVTDQIQPADIVRVRGDATLGKQTHKYRWSGTAMMFCDTTNTKSPLSNPKVRQALYLATDHTRIASQVLRGIYDPALTITPPGTIGYLANPPLTGGVAHARQLLSEAGYPDGKGFPGFKISWPKLVTFDLVAQALQQMWQDTLKINVTLQRMEAKEFQAAFNSYATQPYEAYINRWGSDYEDPANWANILFDSEQDFFHTKWRNAAYDTAVRAGSAEGNAAKRKQLYESAEKILNTELPAIPIFHLGVIIAIKPWVQGFALPPAAAAWYGTFGRVKILDH; the protein is encoded by the coding sequence GTGGCGAATCGGTCGATGCGGTTTCCCTGGGAGGCGTACTATCGGTCCGGGTTGATCTCTCGCCGTCAGTTCCTGAAGCTCAGCGCGATGATCGGAAGTACCGCTGCGGTCGGCGCAAGCGCAGCGTCGTTCGCGCGTCCTGAACCGGCCGCAGCCGCCCTCGCGGCGCCGGCGAAGCAAGTCCTCCGTTACCCGGACCAGGAACCGCTCCATTTCGACCCGGCCACGATGGAAGCCCGCCCCGAGATCCTCATCGGCATGGCGCTGTTCGACCCGCTGATCACCTTCGACGGCAACGGCAACATCATCCCGCTCGCCGCGCGCTCGTGGAGCGTCTCCGCGGACGGGCTGACGTACACGTTCCACCTGCGGCCGGGGATGCAGTGGTCCGACGGGCACCCTGTCACGGCGTCGGACTACGAGTACTCGTGGAAGCGCGTGCTCGACCCGGCGGTGGCGAGCGACTACGCGTCCGCGTTCTACCCGATCAAGGGCGCGCTCGACTACAACAAGGGCAAGACCAAGACCGCCGACAACGTCGCGGTGAAGGCGGTGAACACCCTGACCCTGCAGGCCACCATGGCCGCGCCCGCCGCGTACTTCCCACGCCTCGTGTCCACGTGGAACTTCATGCCGGTGCCCCGGTGGCAGGTCGAGAAGTACGACAAGAAGTGGGTGGAAGCCGGCAACCACGTCGGCAACGGCATGTTCAAGTTGCAGTCGTGGGAGCACGACAAGGAGCTGACGATCGTTGCGAACCCGCGCTACTGGGGACCCAAGCCGACGCTGCAGAAGGTCGTGTTCACACTGACCGATGATCCGTTCCGCACCAGCCTGCCCGCGTACGAGAACAACGAGCTCGACGTCACCGACCAGATCCAGCCAGCCGACATCGTGCGGGTCCGCGGCGACGCGACGCTTGGCAAGCAGACCCACAAGTACCGGTGGTCGGGCACGGCGATGATGTTCTGCGACACCACCAACACGAAGTCGCCGCTCAGCAACCCTAAGGTCCGCCAGGCGCTGTACCTGGCGACCGACCATACGCGGATCGCCAGCCAGGTCCTCCGCGGCATCTACGATCCGGCCCTCACGATCACGCCGCCGGGCACGATCGGTTACCTCGCGAATCCTCCCCTCACCGGCGGCGTCGCCCATGCGCGCCAGTTGCTGTCCGAGGCCGGATACCCGGACGGCAAGGGATTCCCGGGCTTCAAGATCTCGTGGCCGAAGCTCGTGACGTTCGACCTGGTGGCGCAGGCGCTGCAGCAGATGTGGCAGGACACGCTGAAGATCAACGTCACGCTGCAGCGGATGGAGGCGAAGGAGTTCCAAGCCGCATTCAACTCGTACGCGACGCAGCCGTACGAAGCGTACATCAACCGGTGGGGGTCGGACTACGAGGACCCCGCCAACTGGGCCAACATTCTGTTCGATTCCGAGCAGGACTTCTTCCACACCAAGTGGCGCAACGCGGCGTACGACACGGCCGTGCGCGCGGGCTCCGCCGAGGGGAACGCGGCGAAGCGCAAACAGCTGTACGAGTCCGCGGAGAAGATCCTGAACACCGAGCTGCCGGCGATTCCGATCTTTCACCTCGGCGTGATCATCGCGATCAAGCCCTGGGTGCAGGGGTTCGCGCTCCCGCCGGCCGCCGCCGCCTGGTACGGAACGTTCGGACGGGTCAAGATCCTGGATCACTGA
- a CDS encoding Gfo/Idh/MocA family oxidoreductase encodes MTSPIGMGIIGANRYAAALADYAAPPAGAEVSAIAPSPNGRDRTAAAALARSLRAGFERDWGSVARHPAVGVVLVASDDPGRSAAVEAALGADKIVVCPAPAATTTEALDRLSAAQTRGHGVLLAPGEIRYTPAGARAVALAVAGGLGRLHSIYAAVRLRVPDRGSGDDSILDRLGWDLFDTLCTAVPHALRRVHATVAGLFGGTEDTAAIVARLGDDTIATIDLSRCLPASIPTVPQGEVEIELIGSRDALRLEPYRTAVRFHGERDAARLPWMDEPVVSMLHEGVRIAAGEAPRPNHFEHFRRVVGLMDAVKASATRGDTITV; translated from the coding sequence GTGACGTCTCCCATCGGGATGGGCATCATCGGCGCAAACCGGTACGCCGCAGCGCTGGCGGACTACGCAGCGCCGCCCGCGGGTGCCGAGGTGTCGGCGATCGCCCCCAGCCCCAACGGGCGCGACCGAACGGCCGCCGCCGCCCTGGCGCGATCCCTGCGGGCCGGGTTCGAACGTGACTGGGGTTCGGTGGCCCGGCATCCGGCGGTCGGGGTCGTGCTGGTCGCGAGCGACGATCCGGGGCGCAGCGCAGCGGTCGAAGCCGCCCTGGGTGCGGACAAGATCGTCGTGTGCCCCGCTCCTGCGGCCACGACCACGGAGGCCCTCGATCGCCTCTCCGCCGCGCAGACGAGGGGACACGGAGTGCTGCTCGCACCCGGCGAGATCCGGTACACGCCCGCGGGGGCCCGTGCGGTTGCGCTGGCCGTGGCGGGAGGACTCGGCAGGTTGCACTCGATCTATGCCGCCGTCCGGCTGCGGGTCCCCGACCGCGGCTCCGGCGACGACTCGATCCTCGACCGGCTGGGCTGGGATCTGTTCGACACGCTGTGCACGGCCGTGCCCCACGCGCTCCGCCGGGTGCACGCCACGGTCGCCGGCCTCTTCGGCGGCACCGAGGACACGGCGGCGATCGTCGCGCGACTCGGGGATGACACCATCGCCACGATCGACCTGTCGCGCTGCCTGCCCGCGTCGATCCCCACGGTGCCGCAAGGCGAGGTCGAAATCGAGCTGATCGGATCGCGCGACGCGCTGCGCCTCGAGCCCTACCGGACGGCGGTCCGCTTCCACGGGGAGCGGGACGCGGCGCGCCTTCCCTGGATGGATGAACCGGTCGTCTCGATGCTCCACGAGGGCGTGCGCATCGCCGCCGGAGAGGCGCCGCGTCCAAACCACTTCGAACACTTTCGGCGTGTGGTCGGCCTGATGGACGCAGTGAAGGCGTCCGCGACACGCGGGGACACGATCACGGTGTGA
- a CDS encoding Gfo/Idh/MocA family oxidoreductase — translation MARIRIGLIGCGGIARSAHLPAMQHLREQVTLVAAADVNVEAARAAAAPWGADAYADGHQLIARKDIDVVVIATPEKAHREWTEAAAATGRHVLCEKPMATSVEDADAMIAACRRAGVHLMIAHSRRFTMRYMQVRRAVDRGDVGAVRLVRENERRSRARTGETGGYYSATHWSGDPNVTVGAAILNGVHETDLLRWFVGAEPVSVSCEHKITMEGNRGVPDFLTYTVRFANGAIGSSELSNCLPPGYPAFHQFELYGDRGALRAKDHDLISITRFREGAAEFPGGYEILLHNLPAYVREHAAFVEAVRRDTPVPMPPEDARAALRLALAGVESGRSGRVVHLAAGSPIEGGRAQA, via the coding sequence GTGGCACGAATCCGGATCGGCCTGATCGGCTGCGGCGGCATCGCCCGCAGCGCGCACCTCCCCGCCATGCAGCACCTGAGAGAGCAGGTCACGCTCGTCGCCGCCGCCGACGTGAACGTGGAGGCCGCGCGCGCCGCCGCGGCGCCGTGGGGCGCCGACGCGTACGCGGACGGTCATCAGCTGATCGCGCGGAAGGACATCGATGTCGTCGTGATCGCGACGCCGGAGAAAGCCCACCGCGAGTGGACCGAGGCAGCCGCCGCGACCGGCCGGCACGTCTTGTGCGAGAAGCCGATGGCCACGTCGGTGGAGGACGCGGACGCGATGATCGCCGCGTGCCGCCGGGCCGGGGTCCACCTCATGATCGCCCACAGCCGCCGGTTCACGATGCGGTACATGCAGGTGCGGCGGGCGGTCGATCGCGGCGACGTCGGGGCCGTGCGCCTCGTGCGCGAGAACGAGCGCCGGAGTCGCGCGCGGACGGGCGAGACCGGCGGCTACTATTCGGCCACCCACTGGTCGGGCGATCCGAACGTCACGGTGGGCGCGGCGATCCTCAACGGCGTGCACGAAACCGACCTCCTGCGATGGTTCGTCGGGGCGGAACCGGTCTCCGTCTCCTGCGAGCACAAGATCACGATGGAGGGGAACCGCGGGGTGCCGGACTTCTTGACGTACACCGTCCGCTTCGCCAACGGCGCCATCGGGTCGAGCGAGCTCAGCAACTGCCTGCCGCCCGGGTACCCGGCGTTCCATCAGTTCGAGCTGTACGGTGATCGCGGCGCGCTGCGCGCGAAGGATCACGACCTGATCAGCATCACACGATTCCGCGAGGGCGCGGCGGAGTTCCCCGGAGGCTACGAGATCCTCCTGCACAATCTGCCCGCGTACGTGCGTGAGCACGCGGCGTTCGTCGAGGCGGTGCGGCGCGACACTCCGGTGCCGATGCCTCCGGAGGACGCCCGCGCCGCGCTCCGACTCGCCCTCGCGGGCGTCGAGTCGGGGCGCTCGGGCCGGGTCGTACATCTCGCCGCCGGCAGCCCGATCGAGGGCGGGAGGGCTCAAGCGTGA
- a CDS encoding MFS transporter, protein MDARRISWPLLALLWIMGADLRLTILAVPPVLTLIHRDLHLSEAGVGALTALPVFLLAAAAILGSLLIAHTSAVRAAAAGLLLVAVASALRGVGPSAVMLFAMTLLMGIGVAVTQPAMPSLVGRWFASRVGLATAVYTSGLLIGEALSAALTLPFVLPLVGGSWERSFVVWSLPVLLTALVLGALPAPPPAAASSRRWWPDWRGGPTLRLGLTLGGASAAYFGSNAFIPEFLRATGRSDMIGPCLTALNTGQLPASVAVACLAPRMIGRRGPLMASGALILAGLAIFLLAPGPGLVLGAVVIGFFTAQILVLTLAMPPLLTEAHDVHRLSAGMLAIAYACTFVFPLLAGAAWDATRLPATAFLTVAAGSVISVAAAAGLRR, encoded by the coding sequence GTGGACGCGCGACGCATCTCTTGGCCTCTCCTCGCGCTGTTATGGATCATGGGGGCGGATCTGCGCCTGACGATTCTCGCGGTGCCGCCGGTTCTCACGCTGATCCATCGCGACCTGCATCTGTCCGAGGCCGGCGTCGGCGCGCTGACGGCGTTGCCGGTGTTTCTCCTGGCGGCCGCGGCGATCCTCGGGTCACTGCTGATCGCGCACACGAGCGCCGTCCGCGCCGCCGCGGCCGGGTTGTTGCTCGTCGCGGTGGCGTCCGCCCTCCGCGGCGTCGGTCCGTCGGCGGTCATGCTCTTCGCGATGACTCTGCTGATGGGGATCGGGGTGGCGGTCACGCAGCCGGCGATGCCCTCGCTCGTGGGGCGATGGTTTGCATCCCGCGTCGGCCTCGCGACGGCAGTGTACACGAGCGGGCTCTTGATCGGAGAAGCCCTGAGCGCGGCGCTCACGCTGCCGTTCGTGCTCCCGCTCGTCGGGGGGAGTTGGGAGCGGAGCTTCGTCGTCTGGTCGCTGCCCGTGCTGCTCACCGCGCTCGTCCTCGGCGCGCTGCCGGCCCCGCCGCCCGCCGCGGCATCCTCGCGCCGTTGGTGGCCCGACTGGCGCGGGGGACCGACGCTGCGGTTGGGTCTGACGTTGGGCGGCGCCTCGGCCGCGTACTTCGGATCCAACGCGTTCATCCCTGAGTTCCTGCGCGCCACGGGGCGGTCCGACATGATCGGCCCGTGCCTCACCGCGCTGAATACGGGGCAACTGCCCGCGTCGGTCGCGGTCGCGTGCCTGGCGCCCCGGATGATCGGGCGGCGCGGGCCGCTGATGGCGAGCGGGGCGCTGATCCTGGCCGGGTTGGCGATCTTCCTCCTCGCACCGGGACCGGGCCTCGTGCTCGGAGCGGTGGTGATCGGATTCTTTACCGCGCAGATCCTAGTGCTGACGCTGGCGATGCCCCCCCTGCTGACGGAGGCGCACGACGTGCACCGGCTTTCGGCGGGCATGCTCGCGATCGCCTACGCCTGCACGTTTGTGTTTCCCCTGCTCGCGGGTGCGGCGTGGGATGCGACCCGACTCCCCGCCACGGCGTTCTTGACCGTTGCCGCCGGCTCCGTGATCTCCGTGGCCGCGGCGGCCGGGCTGCGACGTTGA
- a CDS encoding LLM class flavin-dependent oxidoreductase has protein sequence MRLGVVLRDLLPSPGPAPSIPARRMVELASEAEGLGYDSVWITEGTGKESFAMLGAMAMATCRVALGTSILPILSRPVTVTAMAAATLDDLSGGRVRLGLGTGHPAISEMAHGIALPRPVRAMREYVEALRLALSGDSTHYDGETLQIRRFRLEFAPSCRVPIFIAGLGRTMLRLAGALGDGVIVTWVPPSRVSWVREQVADGARRAGRDPRAVTVVATVRACVSDDPEARDAGRRQLAWYARLPVYARMWRESGFGDAVDRVTEALGAGVEAAAGVVPDEMLDALIAFGGTTRLRTHLSAYRTAGVDLPLVYPVPAGADAPLTALETMRAAAPARGEGGA, from the coding sequence ATGCGTCTCGGGGTCGTGTTGCGAGATCTTCTGCCGTCGCCGGGACCGGCCCCCAGCATCCCCGCGCGCCGGATGGTGGAGCTGGCCAGCGAGGCCGAAGGCCTCGGCTACGACAGCGTCTGGATCACCGAGGGGACCGGCAAGGAGAGCTTCGCGATGCTCGGGGCGATGGCGATGGCCACCTGCCGCGTCGCGCTCGGGACGAGCATTCTGCCGATCCTCTCGCGGCCGGTCACGGTGACGGCGATGGCCGCGGCCACGCTGGATGATCTCTCGGGCGGTCGCGTCAGGCTCGGGCTCGGGACCGGCCACCCCGCGATCAGCGAGATGGCCCACGGGATCGCGTTGCCGCGTCCGGTCCGCGCGATGCGCGAATACGTCGAGGCGCTGCGCCTCGCGCTCTCGGGCGACTCGACGCACTACGATGGGGAGACGCTCCAGATTCGCCGGTTCCGGCTGGAGTTCGCGCCGTCGTGTCGCGTGCCGATATTCATCGCGGGGCTCGGCCGCACGATGCTGCGCCTCGCCGGGGCGCTGGGCGACGGTGTGATCGTGACGTGGGTGCCGCCTTCCCGCGTCTCGTGGGTGCGCGAGCAGGTAGCGGACGGCGCGCGGCGGGCCGGGCGGGATCCGAGAGCGGTGACCGTTGTCGCGACCGTCCGCGCGTGCGTGTCGGACGACCCGGAGGCGCGTGACGCGGGCCGCCGACAGCTCGCCTGGTACGCGCGGTTGCCGGTGTACGCGCGGATGTGGCGGGAGAGCGGATTTGGCGACGCGGTCGACCGCGTCACCGAGGCGCTCGGTGCGGGCGTGGAGGCCGCCGCGGGGGTCGTGCCGGACGAGATGCTCGACGCGCTCATCGCCTTCGGGGGGACGACGCGGCTGCGGACGCATCTCTCAGCGTACCGGACGGCCGGAGTAGATCTTCCGCTGGTGTATCCGGTGCCGGCCGGCGCCGATGCCCCGTTGACGGCGCTTGAGACGATGCGGGCCGCGGCGCCCGCGCGAGGGGAGGGCGGGGCGTGA
- a CDS encoding D-2-hydroxyacid dehydrogenase family protein produces MRVAMLDDYQGVALTMADWGALGSGVGVEVFRDHLSDEGEIAARLAPFAAVVAMRERTPFGASLLERLPDLRLLVTTGMGNASIDLDAATRLGIVVTGTPMLPYPTAELTWGLILALARRIPQEHASVRRGDWQATVGVGLRGKTLGVIGLGRLGAQVASIGRGFGMVVTAWSQNLTAARAEECGATLATKDELLRTADVVTIHQRLSPRTRGMIGARELALMRPTAYLINTSRGPIVDERALLDALARGTIAGAALDVYDEEPLPVDHPLRRANNLVTTPHLGYVTVEGYREAYGGAVEDIRAFLDGRPVRVLNEPVLASPALRARRPD; encoded by the coding sequence ATTCGGGTCGCGATGCTGGACGACTACCAGGGTGTGGCGTTGACGATGGCCGATTGGGGCGCGCTGGGCTCAGGGGTCGGCGTGGAGGTGTTTCGCGATCACCTGAGCGACGAGGGGGAGATCGCCGCGCGCCTCGCGCCGTTCGCGGCGGTCGTCGCGATGCGCGAGCGGACGCCCTTCGGCGCGTCGTTGCTCGAGCGGCTGCCGGACCTGCGGCTGCTCGTGACGACCGGCATGGGCAACGCCTCGATCGACCTGGACGCGGCGACTCGGTTGGGGATCGTGGTGACCGGCACGCCGATGCTTCCCTACCCGACCGCGGAGCTGACGTGGGGTCTGATCCTGGCCCTCGCGCGGCGGATTCCGCAGGAGCACGCGTCGGTCCGACGCGGCGACTGGCAGGCGACCGTCGGCGTCGGCCTCCGCGGCAAGACGCTCGGCGTCATCGGCCTCGGCCGGTTGGGGGCGCAGGTCGCCTCGATCGGGCGCGGGTTCGGCATGGTCGTGACGGCTTGGAGCCAGAACCTGACCGCGGCGCGTGCAGAGGAGTGCGGCGCGACGCTCGCGACCAAGGACGAACTGCTGCGCACGGCGGACGTCGTCACCATTCACCAGCGGCTGAGCCCGCGCACCCGAGGGATGATCGGAGCGCGGGAGCTTGCGCTGATGCGGCCGACCGCGTACCTCATCAACACGTCGCGGGGTCCGATCGTGGACGAGCGCGCGCTCCTCGACGCGCTCGCGCGCGGCACGATCGCGGGCGCGGCGCTCGACGTGTACGACGAGGAGCCGCTCCCGGTCGACCATCCGCTGCGGCGCGCGAACAACCTCGTCACGACTCCACACCTCGGGTACGTCACGGTGGAAGGGTATCGAGAAGCCTACGGCGGCGCGGTCGAGGACATCCGTGCGTTTCTCGACGGGCGTCCGGTGCGCGTCCTGAACGAGCCCGTCCTCGCGTCGCCGGCGCTGCGCGCTCGACGTCCCGACTAG
- a CDS encoding DUF2269 family protein has product MAAYPILKWVHVLMAITALGTNITYGVWLSRAAREPQYLPFTLRGIKVLDDRLANPAYGLLLITGLAMAYLGRIPVTTPWLLTSLILYVILVVIAAVGYTPTLRRQIAALEAGGAASPEYRKLEALSTQLGIALAVVVVVIVFMMVTKPALWG; this is encoded by the coding sequence ATGGCAGCCTATCCGATCCTGAAATGGGTCCACGTGCTGATGGCCATCACCGCGCTGGGGACGAACATCACGTATGGTGTCTGGCTCTCACGAGCGGCACGAGAGCCTCAGTACCTCCCCTTCACGCTTCGAGGCATTAAGGTCCTGGACGATCGCCTTGCCAATCCGGCCTATGGTTTGCTCCTCATCACCGGGCTGGCCATGGCCTATCTAGGAAGGATCCCCGTGACGACCCCGTGGCTGCTGACGAGCCTGATCCTCTATGTGATCCTCGTCGTGATCGCCGCCGTGGGCTATACGCCGACACTACGACGGCAGATCGCCGCGCTCGAGGCCGGCGGCGCCGCGTCGCCCGAATATCGGAAGCTCGAGGCCCTCAGCACGCAGCTCGGCATCGCCCTCGCCGTCGTCGTCGTGGTCATCGTGTTCATGATGGTGACGAAGCCGGCGCTGTGGGGATAG
- a CDS encoding FAD-dependent oxidoreductase — MSASIAYRKELPVVEDADVLVVGSGPAGLGAAIASARNGARTLLVERYGFLGGNLTAGLVGPCMTSYSLDGTTQLIKGIFEEMVLRMVGIGGAIHPSKVAASTEYCGFIEYGHDKVTPFNPEAVKQVAMEMCLEAGVELRLHTFVVDAVTSGDALAGVVAASKSGLEVLRGTVTVDCSADGDVAARAGVPFEIGRPEDGLTQPMTLFFRVANVDDERVKAYIKAHPDDYRPFSSLVQQARERGEFPIPRRGIGMYKTLEPGVWRINTTRVQRLVGTSARDLTQAEIEGRRQMKTLMAFFRKWVPGFERCELLDTATQIGVRETRRIAGEYTLTLQDLADGREFEDVIALAGYPVDIHSPTSDGGGVTGELKTANIYQIPYRSLVPLKVEQLLVAGRSLAATHEALAAVRVMPPAMAMGEAAGTAAAIAVSLGIPPRRVPVPELQTRLVRQGAYLGERIRSRVNVGA, encoded by the coding sequence ATGAGCGCATCGATCGCATACCGAAAGGAACTGCCGGTCGTGGAAGACGCCGACGTCCTGGTCGTCGGGAGCGGACCCGCGGGGCTGGGGGCCGCGATCGCGAGCGCCCGCAACGGGGCGCGCACGCTGCTGGTCGAGCGGTACGGGTTTCTCGGCGGCAATCTCACAGCCGGCCTCGTCGGCCCGTGCATGACGTCCTACAGCCTCGACGGCACGACGCAGCTCATCAAGGGCATCTTCGAGGAGATGGTCCTGCGGATGGTAGGGATCGGCGGCGCGATCCACCCGTCGAAGGTGGCGGCGTCCACGGAGTACTGCGGGTTCATCGAGTACGGGCATGACAAGGTCACCCCGTTCAACCCGGAGGCCGTCAAACAGGTGGCCATGGAGATGTGCCTCGAAGCCGGCGTCGAGCTCCGGCTGCACACATTCGTTGTGGACGCGGTGACGAGCGGGGATGCGCTGGCCGGGGTCGTGGCCGCGAGCAAGTCCGGGCTCGAGGTGCTGCGCGGCACGGTCACGGTGGACTGCTCGGCCGACGGCGACGTCGCGGCGCGGGCGGGCGTGCCGTTCGAGATCGGCCGGCCCGAGGACGGGCTGACGCAGCCGATGACGCTGTTCTTCCGCGTCGCCAACGTGGACGACGAACGCGTGAAGGCGTACATCAAGGCCCACCCCGACGATTACCGCCCGTTCTCGTCGCTGGTGCAGCAGGCGCGGGAGCGCGGCGAGTTCCCGATCCCCCGCCGCGGGATCGGCATGTACAAGACGCTGGAACCGGGCGTCTGGCGGATCAACACCACCCGCGTCCAGCGTCTCGTCGGCACGAGCGCGCGCGACCTGACGCAGGCGGAGATCGAGGGGCGCCGGCAGATGAAGACGCTGATGGCGTTCTTCCGCAAGTGGGTGCCGGGGTTCGAGCGATGCGAGTTGCTCGACACCGCGACGCAGATCGGCGTTCGCGAGACGCGCCGGATCGCCGGCGAGTACACGCTCACGCTCCAGGATCTGGCGGATGGACGCGAGTTCGAGGACGTAATCGCCCTGGCCGGGTATCCGGTCGACATCCACAGCCCGACCAGCGACGGCGGCGGCGTCACCGGGGAACTCAAGACGGCAAACATCTACCAAATCCCGTACCGCTCGCTCGTACCGCTCAAGGTGGAGCAGTTGCTGGTGGCCGGGCGGTCGCTCGCGGCGACGCACGAGGCGCTCGCGGCGGTGCGCGTGATGCCGCCGGCGATGGCGATGGGCGAAGCGGCCGGCACCGCCGCCGCGATCGCGGTGTCGCTCGGAATCCCGCCGCGCCGCGTCCCGGTGCCGGAGCTGCAGACGCGCCTGGTACGGCAGGGCGCATACCTCGGGGAGCGGATCCGCTCCCGCGTCAACGTCGGGGCATGA